The following proteins are encoded in a genomic region of Sphingobacteriaceae bacterium:
- a CDS encoding SCO family protein encodes MQRPASIILLLLLALLVLAACGSGAQNDQGQDEAGMNGATAAVRINPPKPAPDFELIDQHGNSFRLSEQQGNAVVLFFGYTTCPDVCPATLGQLRVVKEQLGEAADRTRFVFVSVDPARDTPEALQKMVSRFGDEEFIGLTGDPADLVQVWQDYNVYVEQVPAEGEAGEQGHYWVTHSSYVYLVNPDGVMELLYFHNFDVQGMAEDIKEVLAG; translated from the coding sequence ATGCAGCGGCCGGCGTCCATCATCCTGCTCCTGCTGCTGGCCCTGCTGGTCCTGGCGGCGTGCGGGTCAGGCGCCCAGAACGACCAAGGCCAGGACGAGGCCGGCATGAACGGGGCGACGGCCGCCGTGCGCATCAACCCGCCGAAACCGGCACCCGACTTTGAACTGATAGACCAGCACGGCAATTCCTTCCGCCTGTCGGAGCAGCAGGGCAACGCCGTGGTCCTGTTCTTCGGCTACACCACCTGCCCCGACGTCTGCCCCGCCACCTTGGGGCAGCTGCGGGTGGTCAAGGAGCAGCTGGGCGAGGCCGCCGACCGGACCCGCTTCGTCTTCGTGAGCGTGGACCCGGCCCGGGACACCCCGGAAGCCCTGCAAAAAATGGTGTCCCGCTTCGGCGATGAAGAATTCATCGGCCTGACGGGCGACCCGGCGGACCTGGTCCAGGTCTGGCAGGACTACAACGTCTACGTGGAGCAGGTTCCGGCGGAGGGCGAAGCCGGCGAGCAGGGCCATTACTGGGTCACCCACAGCTCCTACGTCTACCTGGTGAATCCCGACGGCGTCATGGAACTGCTGTATTTCCACAACTTCGACGTGCAGGGAATGGCTGAGGACATCAAAGAAGTTCTGGCCGGTTGA